In a genomic window of Streptomyces sp. NBC_01142:
- a CDS encoding amino acid ABC transporter ATP-binding protein → MAVDPLIELRDVNKYFGPLHVLQDINLTVGRGEVVVVIGPSGSGKSTLCRAVNRLETIESGRITIDGQPLPEEGSALARLRADVGMVFQSFNLFAHKTVLANVSLAPVKVRGRKKDEADRRSRELLDRVGLADQAAKYPAQLSGGQQQRVAIARALAMEPKVMLFDEPTSALDPEMINEVLEVMQQLARDGMTMVVVTHEMGFARSAANRVVFMADGRVIENRPPEDFFTNPESDRAKDFLSKILKH, encoded by the coding sequence ATGGCCGTCGATCCGTTGATCGAGCTGCGTGACGTCAACAAGTACTTCGGACCGCTGCACGTCCTCCAGGACATCAACCTCACCGTCGGGCGCGGCGAGGTGGTGGTGGTCATCGGCCCCTCCGGCTCGGGAAAATCGACGCTCTGCCGTGCGGTGAACAGACTCGAGACGATCGAGTCCGGCCGGATCACCATCGACGGACAGCCGCTCCCCGAGGAGGGCAGCGCCCTCGCCAGGCTCCGCGCCGACGTCGGCATGGTCTTCCAGTCCTTCAACCTCTTCGCCCACAAGACCGTGCTGGCGAACGTCTCCCTCGCACCCGTCAAGGTCCGTGGCCGCAAGAAGGACGAGGCCGACCGCCGCTCCCGTGAACTCCTGGACCGTGTCGGCCTCGCCGACCAGGCGGCCAAGTACCCCGCGCAGCTCTCCGGCGGACAGCAGCAGCGCGTGGCCATCGCCCGCGCGCTCGCCATGGAACCCAAGGTCATGCTCTTCGACGAGCCGACCTCGGCCCTCGACCCCGAGATGATCAATGAGGTGCTGGAGGTGATGCAGCAGCTCGCCCGCGACGGAATGACCATGGTCGTCGTCACCCACGAGATGGGATTCGCCCGCTCCGCCGCCAACCGCGTCGTCTTCATGGCGGACGGCCGCGTCATCGAGAACCGCCCCCCGGAGGACTTCTTCACCAACCCGGAGAGCGACCGGGCCAAGGACTTCCTCTCCAAGATCCTCAAGCACTGA